One genomic window of Comamonas serinivorans includes the following:
- a CDS encoding aminotransferase class V-fold PLP-dependent enzyme, whose product MSGMVDCNGEKMGIEKWTAKRRDFLRMLGYGAGAAALTPMMAACGGADASTGLDQMRAELVRDAAFWTDVENMFVLSRDKVHMNVGTGGSMPQVSLDTFAAKNLAKAQESGSGYGNLLELRQRVAPSFGVDADELAFSANTSSGMCHAILGLDWRAGDVIVTTNHEHGGGNTPMNIARDRYGVEISRVSLPVGNNQTAATYTNLFDEHIRGLKAQGKRVRAMVWSCPTYLTGTLLPIAELMEVVKSHELISIVDGAHLPGMMHFDYGALGVDFMSGAGHKWQCGPGSTGILIIRNKIRASNPLPLPTWFPVHTSTYSAAARTTTGTASYDIAASVTSCGSLHTPMFEALVASCELWDSIGRKKIETYDLALSSYLKEKIAERWGVEALYAPKDDPKLLSALTSFNPFKNKDDVMVSAKASEFVSRIRSDYAPGFEIRNASIPVIGAAANHNGLRISTHLWHDADDIDRLVDSMWDLAQKMA is encoded by the coding sequence ATGTCAGGCATGGTGGATTGCAATGGCGAGAAAATGGGCATCGAGAAATGGACGGCCAAGCGGCGGGATTTTCTGCGCATGCTGGGTTATGGCGCGGGCGCTGCGGCACTCACCCCCATGATGGCGGCTTGCGGCGGGGCAGACGCCTCGACCGGGCTGGACCAGATGCGGGCCGAGCTGGTGCGCGACGCGGCGTTCTGGACCGACGTGGAAAACATGTTCGTGCTCAGCCGCGACAAGGTGCACATGAACGTCGGCACCGGGGGCTCCATGCCGCAGGTGTCGCTGGACACCTTTGCCGCCAAGAACCTGGCCAAGGCGCAGGAGTCGGGCAGTGGCTACGGCAACCTGCTCGAATTGCGGCAACGCGTGGCCCCGAGCTTCGGCGTCGATGCCGACGAACTGGCCTTTTCCGCCAACACCTCGTCGGGCATGTGCCATGCCATCCTGGGCCTGGACTGGCGAGCCGGCGATGTGATCGTGACCACCAACCACGAGCACGGCGGCGGCAACACGCCCATGAACATCGCCCGTGACCGCTATGGCGTCGAGATCTCGCGGGTGAGCCTGCCGGTGGGCAACAACCAGACGGCCGCCACCTACACCAACCTGTTCGACGAGCACATCCGCGGCCTCAAGGCGCAGGGCAAGCGCGTGCGGGCGATGGTCTGGTCCTGTCCCACCTACCTGACCGGCACCTTGCTGCCGATCGCCGAGCTGATGGAGGTGGTCAAGTCCCACGAGCTGATCAGCATCGTGGACGGTGCGCACCTGCCGGGCATGATGCATTTCGACTACGGCGCCCTGGGCGTCGACTTCATGTCGGGGGCCGGCCACAAATGGCAGTGCGGCCCGGGCTCCACCGGCATCCTGATCATCCGCAACAAGATCCGGGCGTCCAACCCGCTGCCCCTGCCGACCTGGTTTCCGGTGCACACCAGCACCTACAGCGCCGCTGCGCGCACCACGACCGGTACCGCGTCGTACGACATCGCGGCCAGCGTCACCTCGTGCGGCAGTCTGCACACGCCGATGTTCGAGGCGCTGGTGGCGTCGTGCGAGCTGTGGGACAGCATCGGCCGCAAGAAGATCGAGACCTATGACCTGGCCCTGTCGTCGTACCTGAAGGAAAAGATCGCCGAGCGCTGGGGCGTCGAGGCGCTGTACGCCCCCAAGGACGACCCCAAACTGCTGTCGGCCCTGACCAGCTTCAACCCGTTCAAGAACAAGGATGACGTCATGGTCAGTGCCAAAGCCTCGGAATTCGTCAGCCGCATCCGCAGCGACTATGCGCCGGGCTTCGAGATCCGCAACGCCAGCATCCCGGTCATCGGGGCGGCCGCCAACCACAACGGCCTGCGCATTTCCACCCACCTCTGGCACGACGCGGACGACATCGACCGCCTGGTCGACAGCATGTGGGACCTGGCCCAGAAGATGGCCTGA